Part of the Hemiscyllium ocellatum isolate sHemOce1 chromosome 48, sHemOce1.pat.X.cur, whole genome shotgun sequence genome, ACActccttgcggaaggcagagagaggtggggaagggaagaaacaggcaggaggctgcaagaacacagcaagccaggcggcttcaggaggtggggaaggcaatgtttcgggtgtaacccttcttcaggactgtgggtggggggagctggAGACAAAGGGATGGGGGGGTAAGGGTGATGAGTGGGCACAGGTGGTAGGTACAGTCTGGTTGGTCGATGGACAGAAGGGTAGGTCAGAAGGATGGAAGGGAAGAACAGGGGTTTGCCACACCTCGGTCTGCCTGACCCTTCCCATTGACCTGCACCCTCCTTCCAACCTTTAACCCCTCGCAACCatgaaagatgcaaaacctgctggtaccCCCccaggccccaaacagtccttccaggtcagagaggggttcatctctctctcctccaacccAGTTTACTGCATCAGATGCTCCCGATGTGGGCTTCtcgacatcagggagaccaaacggAAACTCACCGCGTATCTCAGCCAGGCTCACAGGAGccaactggacctcccagtccccacccatttcaattccccttccccctccctctccatgaccaccctcccagtccccatccatttcaattccccttccccctccctctccgtgACCACCCTCCCagttcaattccccttcccccgcCCTCTCCATGACCACCCTCCCAGTCCCCACCCATTTcagttccccttcccactccctctccatgACCACCCGCCCAGTccaattccccttccccctccctctccatgaCCACCCTCCCAGTCCCCACCCATTTcagttccccttcccactccctctccatgACCACCCTCCCAGTCCCCGCCCagttcaattccccttccccctccctctccatgaCCACCCTCCCAGGCCCCGCCCagttcaattccccttccccctccctctccgacATGACCACCCTCCCAGGCCCCGCCCagttcaattccccttccccctccctctccgtgaccaccctcccagtccccacccatttcaattccccttccccctccataaCCATCCTTGGACCCCTCCACTGCCAATAACGATCCCAACTTCAACTTAGAGGAacgacacctcatcttccatttgGGCAGCCTACAGTATGGGGGATTCAACAGTGAGATtcccaatttcaaataaactcccttcccattccccaacTCCCTTTCACCCCTCCGACCAACCCTCCCTTCCAGCTCCCATCTGGATTCGTCCTTCCCATTGAGCAACCCGCTGAGACCCTCTTCCTGTGTTCACTtctccctccctcagcctcctgccCCTCTCCCCAGCCATGACCCACCCACCCCTGAAGAGGGGCGACACCCGTAACGttgacttcacctcctgatgttgcctgcgACGTTTCAGCCGGTCTCCTGCTGGATTCTAGCGTCTGCAGTGCACTTGGTCTCTCTGCAGTACGTACCTGTTGGCCAGTGTTTGGGGTTGTCTCCTCGTTTGACCCCTTCCCTTTGAGAGCCgcagtttggggggggggggggggggggggggtcaagttGGAATTGCGAAGCAGAAATAACCAGAGGCGACAGAGTGGAAGACAAGCAGACGTTTATTGCACGGATTCGTGCACAACGAGGGGACACGCAAGACGACCACACATCAGAACATTCCCAAAACGTGGCAGCGCAGACAGACAACTCGGCTAACGGGACACAGAAGCACAGGTCACTGGTTTTCCTTTTGATATCAAAGATATAATTCTCCTCAAAAAAATTAATTTTCTGTTAAGAAACATTTGCGTCACCCCCTTCGAAACAAGTGAGTCGCGTCCCCCCCAGTCTGCCTCTGGTTCAGACAATCCAAGAACTGCAAGATACCTGAGATTGTTGATGAAGGGAATGACAAGTGTGCAGAAGACCCTGGGTGTGGCCACAGAGACGTGAACACAGGTTGGTTTTCTGGGGTCAACCCCAGTCTGTGACAGTGCTTCCAGTTTGAGGGGAGCGTGTGTGCGGATATATTTATACCTTCTCCATGCTCAGTGTTTCAATCCAACTCCGTTGTTCCAAGGGTTTAGAAAATATAAAAGGTTGACTTCATGCATATAGAATAGAGCTATCTATGTATAAAACCGCCACGTGGGCTCAAAAGGGGGCGAGGGGTTTCACGCCAGCCCGTGATAAGTCACTGACCCGGCGCCCACTCCCCAAGCGAATGCAACGTGGCCATTCTGGCCACGGAGCCAGCTCCTGGCTCGCTCTACGCAGGACGGATTCACTGGGAAGGCTCACACCGAGGGGGGGGGATAAGATCGGAGGAGACGGCAGCTGAAGGAGCCACTCTGGCAGTGCCGATGTCACCGCGGGCTGCTGTGGCGCTGAGAAGCCAGCCgggaggtggggaaggggtttgtgtggggggggggggggggaaggatagGTGACTAGCCTCCCTGCTCTTCCCCACAGCCCATCTGAAGGTTTCCCTGTTGGGGGGCGTCTCTGCTTCCCAGAGAGTGAGGGTCTCGCCCCAGCACTTCCCAAGCTGCGGGTGAGGATTAGAAGTGGCAAAACAACcagccctccccccccaccctaccCCCGGAAAGTGAATCATGGAGGGCCCAGCCAGCAGGATGGGAAGCAAGCTGGGGGATTGCTCATGCCCAGCCACCTCTGGGATGTACTCTGCAGTCCTGTGGGTCACACAGGGCGAGTCCTGCTCCCGGCCAGCCCGAGGTCCTGTGCAGGCTCGTCTTCCAGACAGGGGCATCTCATTCCCAAAAAGGACAAGGCAGGTGGAGCAGCAAACAGGGAGGCGGCCTCCAGTGAGGAGGCACAGACGGACAGTGTGCTCCTCTCTCAGGGAGGGGAGAAGGTCACAGCAGCACCACGGAAGTGCTGCAGACACGAGAGGTTTAGGCCAGACCCTCACAGTAGGATACACACAGGAATGCCAAACTTTCACAGGGAGAGAACAATTTATCACCATGCTCACCGGGACACACACAGGGAGGTACAATTTATCACCGCACTcaccgggacacacacacacacagagggaggtacaATTTATCACCATGCTCAccgggacacacacagacacacacacacacacagagggaggtacaATTTATCACCATGCTCACCgggacacacacggacacacacacacacacagggaggtacAATTTATCACCATGCTCACCgggacacacacggacacacagggAGGTACAATTTATCACCATGCTcaccgggacacacacacagggaggtacAATTTATCACCATGCTCACCgggacacagacacagggaggtaCAATTTATCACCATGCTCACCGGGACACACATACAGGGAGGTACAATTTATCACTGTACTCatcgggacacacacacagacacagggaggtaCAATTTATCACCGTACTcaccgggacacacacacacggaggtACAATTTATCACTGTACTcaccgggacacacacacagacacagggaggtaCAATTTATCACCGTACTCAccgggacacgcacacacacacggagatACAATTTATCACCATACTcaccgggacacacacacacacacagggaggtacAATTTATCACCGTACTcaccgggacacacacacacacacagggaggtacAATTTATCACCATACTCACCGGGTCACACACACGGAGGTACAATTTATCACCGTACTCACcgggactcacacacacacagggaggtacAATTTATCACTGTACTCAccgggacacacagacacagggaggtaCAATTTATCACCGTACTCAccgggacacacacactgacaccggGAGGTACAATTTATCACCGTACTcaccgggacacacacacagggaggtacAATTTATCACCGTACTcaccgggacacacacacacacacacactgggaggtACAATTTATCACCGTACTcaccgggacacacacacagggaggtacAATTTATCACCGTACTCAccgggacacacacactgacaccggGAGGTACAATTTATCACCGTACTcaccgggacacacacacagggaggtacAATTTATCACCGCATTcaccgggacacacacacacacacactgggaggtACAATTTATCACCATACTcaccgggacacacacacacacagggaggtacAATTTATCACCGTACTcaccgggacacacacacacacagggagatacAATTTATCACCGTACTCaccaggacacacacacacggaggtACAATTTATCACCGTACTcaccgggacacacacacacggaggtACAATTTATCACCGTACTcaccgggacacacacacacagggaggtacAATTTATCACcatactcactgacacacacagggaGGTACAATTTATCACCGTACTcaccgggacacacacacacggaggtACAATTTATCACCGTACTcaccgggacacacacacagggaggtacAATTTATCACcatactcactgacacacacacacacacacacacacagggaggtacAAGTTATCACCATGCTcaccgggacacacacacagggaggtacAATTTATCACCGCACtcacggggacacacacacacagggaggtacAATTTATCACCATGCTcaccgggacacacacacagggaggtacAATTTATCACCGTACTCatcgggacacacacacacagagggaggtacaATTTATCACCGCACTcaccgggacacacacacacacacacagggagattcAATTTATCACCATACTcaccgggacacacacacacacacacacacacagggaggtacAATTTATCACCGTAGTCACcagggcgcacacacacacacacggaggtACAATTTATCACCGTACTcaccgggacacacacacagacgcagggaggtACAATTTATCACCGTACTcaccgggacacacacacacacagggaggtacAATTTATCACCGCACTcaccgggacacacacacagggaggtacAATTTATCACCGTACTcaccgggacacacacacagggaggtacAATTTATCACcatactcactgacacacacacacacagggaggtacAAGTTATCACCATGCTcaccgggacacacacacagggaggtacAATTTATCACCGTACTCACCGGGACGGACACACAGGGAGGTACAATTTATCACCGCACTcaccgggacacacacacacacacacacacacacagggagatacAATTTATCACCGTACTCaccaggacacacacacacacggaggtACAATTTATCACCATACTcaccgggacacacacacacagggaggtacAATTTATCACCATACTCaccgggtcacacacacacacacacagggaggtacAATTTATCACCGTACTCactgggggacacacacacacacagggaggtacAATTTATCACCGTActcactgggacacacacacacagaggtacAATTTATTACTGTACTCACcaggacatacacacacacatacagagggaGGTACAATCTAGCACTCCGGTTGGGAAGGAAGCCAATCAGATTCTCCAAAACAACGTCTTGGCCAGAGTTGACTTGCTGACCACTAAGCACTCCCTGTTCCTGCGGAAGAAATTGTGGATCCCTTGGAAATCTGGCATTCCTGCCTGTCCTGCTGAGCGGGAGACAGTGCAGTCAGCTCTCTATCTCTGTATCGGTCCCTGTCCTCCCTGGAGGTAGGGGGGGAAAACACAAAATGCCATCTTCTGGCTGAGAGACTCCAGGGTTCCTGCCCCCACATGCAGTACAAGGCGAGTCAAAGGAGAGGAAGGAATAAAACTATCTCGAACGTACACTGAGACCCAGTCTGAACCAAACAGACACTGCCCCTCCATCCACTCGAGATGGTGAGGTGACAAAGCTTGGATGGTGCCAAGTGGTGCCGAAGATGCCAAGCGTTCAGCCCAGCTTGCCCACGCGGCGCCACACCACACCACCTTCCCCATCCCAATCCACACCACTGGGGTGAAAGTGGAACGGGAGAACAGGAACTGGGATCACGGGAAAGCACTTTGTAACTGAAGAGAGATGGCAAGTTGACTTCCCGAGTCTGGAGCTCAGGGGCACAGGTCTGGAGGCAGTGGCCGGTGAGGGAGCATGCGGCTTGGTCGTTTGTGGGTGACCAAAGTGCATTAGGAGAGGGATGCGAGCACACAGCGAACGTGGACGACAACGAGCCCTCAGTCATGGCCCTGAtcattcccacagtgatctgtACCATTCCTTATTTATTTAACCCCATCAAAGATGGGGGACGGTGGTGAGGAGGAACGCAAAAGTGCACATGGGCAGGTCCGAGGAGGCACTGGCTCCTGAACAAACCAGCACCGAATCGGACAAAACTCAACGGTGACCTCTCTATCCTGGACAGCTGCCCGAGTTTCCACCTTCGCTCAGATCCCTGCCCCGGGAGGGACTTGGCATTTGATTCGCCCGATGGAGAAATCCTGGCACGGACACGCTCCGAGTGGCTGCGGTCTGGACTGAAACGGGGGTTGGAGAGGAGAGGGAGTCTGGGGGCTTGCTGGGAACCGGGGTATTTTCTTTCCCTCCCACCGCAGCGTCAATGGGATCAGACCTCGTTGCGGAGTGCGCAGTCTGACCGGACGGCTTGTGTTCATTCAGTGCTGTCGACGCAGCTGCCCTGAGGTGGACAGGGGAACGCCTGGAAAGCCGCAATCGCCCTCCGACAGCACGGCACGCATTCGAGCCGTCTGGACACGGGACTGTCTTGTGTTTTCCCCTCTCAGGGGCTCGGCATCTCCtttccctgcagcgcagtgacaTGATGGTCATCCGTTTCACTCAGTCCTGCACCCAATCTGTGCCCAGTCCGAAGACTCGCCTGAAAGAGGGAGTTCCGGAATTGGGTGGCCCCTTGTCCGCAATGCTCGCCACCCAGAGGAAGCCGCCTGTCACGTCCTGTCAGAGCACGCGTCCCAGACTTGGTCCCGGCGTGTTGGAAAACCGAACGTGCGCCGGGGGGGTCatcagggtgggagggggtgggtggtggtgtcGGTCTATCTGGTTCCTGTGGGCACTTCCTGGAAACGGCCCCAGCGGACAGTGACGGGTGGGTTTCAGGGggccccccctcctctctcggtCTGCCCAGCAGgctgggagggggggtgggggggccaTTAGCCCGCCAGCGTCTCCAGTTTTTCCAGCACGCCCTGAATCCTGTGCACGGCCTCCTTACGGGCTTGACGGACGTGCTCGCGCCCGTCGGTCTCCACCGCGTCCAGTTCCAGCAGCTGCTTGGTCAGCAGCTCCTCCAGCCGCCGGTACGCCTTGTCCCCCCGGGCGCCCTGGAAGCTGCCCACCTCGGCCTCCAGCTGCCGCAGCTGCACCAGGACCTGCTCCACTTTGGCGTGGCCGGGGTGGTCGGCGGCGCCAGGGCCAGGCAGCTGCGCCCCCTCGCTGGCCCCCTCCCGGGCGCCCTGGCCCTCCGCCCGGGTCTTGTACACCGTTGGAGGGGCACTGTACTCCACCCTGGCAGCGGGTAACGCGCTTGGCGGCTGCTCCGGGCTCGGCACAGGGGGGTAGCTGGTCAACTGCTGCTCGGTCCCTGGGTAACCGGCGTGGCCGAGGCCGGTTGCCCGCATGTCCTGGTGGCTCATGGGGTATGGGACATCCTGGAAAACAGACCCCAGCCGTTTAGAAACCAGCCAAAGGAGTGTACAACACTGACGCTCAGTCGCCGAATGGGTTCGGACAAAATGGGATCGGGAAGGGCAGGGGAACGACTGGTGTGAAACAGCACCGAACTCATGCTCCCATCTTCTCCAGCACGTTGCGAACCACCCTCTGGATCAGGAGAGCCCTGAAGCCAGGCCTCCTGACCCAGAGGTCCAGAcgctatcactgtgccacaagatttCCGTTTCCTCAGGAAGGGAAATCAGCCTTTCAGTCTTGAACCTACTTCATGACCCAGCCTTTCTGTGCTCAggagttccacagactcacccTCAAACGGTGCCTCAGAGCTCTCCTCAGAGgagacattcctcctcatgtcCCTGCCTTCGATGGGGGCCCACTTATTCGGAAACTATGCTGTCCCTGCTCCacgcccaatctactcaacctctccccataaaaCAGTCCCTCTATACTCGGGAGCAGctgagtgaactttctctggactggcTGCAATGGTCAGTCTctgtctcagagtcatagaggagtacagcacagaaacagacccttcggtccaacctgtccatgctgacccagatatctcaacccaatctagtcccacctgccagcacccggcccatatccctccaaacccttcctattcatatacccatccaaatgttgcaattgtaccagcccccaccacttcctctggcagctcattccatacacgtaccaccctttgcgtgaaaaggctgtcccttttatatctttcccctctcaccctaaacctataccctctagttctggactctccaaccccacggaaaggaccttgcctatttatcctatccatgtccctcataattttgtaaatctccataaggtcacccctcagcctctgacgctccagggaaaacagccccagcctgttcagcctctccctgtagctcaaaccctccaaccctggcaacatccttgtaaatcttttctgaaccctttcaagttacacatctttctgacaggaaggagaccagaattgcacacaacattccaacagtggcctagcccatgtcctgtacagccgcaacatgacctcccaactcctgtactcaatactctgaccaataaaggaaagcataccaaacgccttcttcactatcctacctccctgcgactccactttccggAGAACAGGCCATAAACTGTTGACAGTCTTCCAGTTCcagtctgactagtgccttgtgtaCAGTCAGTGAGCCCTATTCTGATATTCTATGCCATTTGCCTTTCCCGTGAGCTGGCGAACATGGATGCGATTCAACAGGTTTTTGACTCAAGCACTCCCAAATGCCTGTGTGCTGCCATTTCCTGctgtctttctccatttcgatCCTCTCCACTCGGCGCGACTAACCTCACATTCTGTTTTGTCTAACCTGCCGGGAACCAACGCACAGTGCGTCATTCCCAGCGCGTTTGGTGTCGGGGGGGGAAACCAGGCCAGTTCCTCCCGACAGGTCTGGAATATCGATCGCCCGAGTGAGACATTATTAGCTGGTGACGGCAGAGAATGCTTAACGTGCGGCAACAGCTTTATCTATAGAAGAAACCACACACGTCGAACTCACTCGGATGAGGGGCAACAGGTTCCCAAAGGGATCGCTCAAGTGTGCAATAAATACCAAAACGTCATGgtactgttcgccgagctgggaatttgtgttgcagacgtttcgtcccctgtctaggtgacatcctcagtgcttgggagcctcctgtgaagcgcttctgtgatgtttcctccggcatttatagtgatatCACCTGTATCACCAGGCGGagcaaagatcacagaagcgcttcacaggaggctccctcgcactgaggatgtcacctagacaggggacgaaacgtctgcaacacaaaatcccagctcggcgaacagaaccacaacaacgagcacccgagctacaaatcttctcacaaacttgaaataCCTAAACAACAAAATGCTGGCAACGTTGCCCAGATTTAGCAGTGCTGATGATGAGAAGCAGAGTTTGTACGCCATGACTTTTGAGAGAGCTGGGATGAGTCAGTTAAATAACAGGCCTGTTCCAGGTTAAAGCCGGGGGACGGGGTTGGAGATTAAACAGGGTCAGCAACAGACGCTTTGAGGAACTAAGCCCCACCGCGCGACCTGGTGTCCCTTGAATTCACTGCCGCACCCTCTGACAGGCCCCTGCACCCTCAGCGTGCTGCGCTGTGAGCTGGAGAAGCAGGACCTCACACGATGCGGCCTAGTTGACTGAAAGACAAGTTCAGCCATCTCCAAAATCAAAGGAAGCTCCCAGGGAGCTGACAGTGTCAAGGAGACATGTAAATGTGGAAACCAGCCATTCGGCCTGCCGAGTCCACACAATGcccctgaagaacatcccacccagacctagcactgcttccccatcactgtcaccctgtatttcccatggttaaccaacctaacctgcacatccctgagcatcaagggcaatttcccacggccaatccaccctaacctgcacatccctgagcatcaagggcaatttagcatggccaatccacactaacctgcacatccctgagcactatgggtaatttcccatggccaatccacactaaccagCACATCACTGAGCACTATGGgtcatttcccacggccaatccacattaaactgcacttCCCTGaggactatgggtaatttcccatggccaatccaccctaacctgcacttccctgagcactatgggtaatttagcatggccaatccacactaaccagcacatccctgagcactatgggaaaattcccatggctaatccaccctaacctgcacttccctgagcactatgggtaatttagcatggccaatccacactaaccagcacatccctgagcactatgggtaatttcccatggctaatccaccctaacctgcacatccctgagcactatgggtaatttagcatggccaatccaccctaaccagcacatgcCTGAAcattctgggtaatttagcacggccaattcaccctaacctgcctatctttggactgggggaggaaacccacgcacaggGGGGGaaaacgcgcaaactccacacacagacaggtacccgaggatggaatcaaacctggggccctggtgctgtgaggcagcagtgctaaccactgagtcaccgtgccgtcCCATGAAGGGGGAACATATTCACAAAGCTTCACTCTGGACACCCAGAGGTGACCATGCGCCTGATGCTTATCTTGCTCCTGTGTAGGTGATGCTTACCTTCTGTTCATACAGGGAAGGGTTCTGCCAGCCTGGGGTCGGTGTGGAAACGACACTGCTCCTGAAAGGGGGCATGACATGGGGATACTGCTGGGCTGATGCTGGGAGACCGGTCACTCGACTCTGAGCCCAGGGGTCATGGGACTGCAGAGGGGGTGCCTGTGTCGAGGGGGTCCAGGGCTGGCTTGGGGCTCCCGGGGCAGTGGCGGCCTGGTGCTGGGGAGGGTACAGGGGCTGCTGGGGGCCTGACTCCGGGTTCCTGAAGTGGTATTGCGAGGCTGTCACTGGGTACTGGAGCGGCTGATCGAAGACTTCCTGTTCAACCAAACCAAGCAGAATGGGTTAGCTCCAGGGCAGCCTGCAGCACAGAGCATCAGCCtcacccagcccagcccagctcagcacaacccaacccaacccaacccggCCCAGCCCAGCCCGACCCGACCCAGCGCAGCACAACCCGACCCAGCCCAGCCCAACTCAGCCTAATCCAACCCAATCCAGCCTGACCCGGCCCAACCACACCCAACCCAGCGCAGCAGTGCCAAGGAAACGCATCACCAGTTGGATGGACTGAGTCAGGGAGCTGCACTAAGTATGTCAGTGTCTGCCTGTCTGCGTGCGTGTCTGCCTGTCCGTGTGTTTGCATCTGTGAGAGTCTGCCTGTCCGTGAGCGCGGGTCTGCCTGTCCGTGTGTCTGCATCTGGGTCTGAGagagcctgagagagagagagagtcagcctgtctgtctgcgtgagtttgcgcgtgtgtgtgtgtgcgtgcgcgtgcgtgtgtgtatttgcatctgtgtgtgagagagtgagtgtgtgtctttgCATGTgcctgtctgcctgtgtgtgtttgcacctgtgtctgtgtgtgcgagagagagagagagtctgtgtgtgtctgtgcgtggaGTGTGTtcgactgtgtctgtgtgagcgtgtgtgtgttcTGTGGGTTGCAATCAGTCCTGATAATGTGtcgctggaaaggcgcagcaggtcaggcagcatccaagaagcaggagaatcgacgtttcgggcacaagcccttcgaaacgtggattctcctgttccttggatgctgcctgacgtgctgcacttttccagcaacacattttcagctccgatctccagcagctgcagtcctcactttctcctcccggTTGTCCTCAGTCCTCCTGGTCTGAAATTCCCACTGCACTGACAGTGACCATCCGGCTGGACCCCTTTGTGAATCGATTCTCCcgacaggagatgggggaattcCCACCCTTTCAGGGACACCTTCCTCTGACTGGGCTCAAAGGCCACAGTGAGAACCCGTCAGTGCACTGAGGCATGCGGAAGGGTGACTAACAAATTGCTCAGCACCATCTCGGACAAGCTCTGCCAAGGCTCCAAACAGAAAGCTGCTGCCGACCCTGCTGTGTTCTGAAAGGAACTTGATGGCTGAATGTACCATCTCCAACCTCAGCAGAACCTGCACAGCCCTCACCCTTTGGGGGAAAGTGGGAGGCTGATGCCCGTTCCCAGGCGA contains:
- the bag4 gene encoding BAG family molecular chaperone regulator 4; the protein is MAGEAPGRLASLPRGWQMKRDPHSGWPYYIDHNTGTTTWDDPRLRGGLHKQEMPYPGYSSSYWYPTGAQTPYPSDYSPMMNHQMPPQGLVNGVFPGGRPSSPGRVPLNTWYPTGPGESRSPESLSCENIQQQQQQLPNQQSGLPRPPSNGHAPATQWAHSQQGATSHNLSARTPAPAHPAYGTPSQREVFDQPLQYPVTASQYHFRNPESGPQQPLYPPQHQAATAPGAPSQPWTPSTQAPPLQSHDPWAQSRVTGLPASAQQYPHVMPPFRSSVVSTPTPGWQNPSLYEQKDVPYPMSHQDMRATGLGHAGYPGTEQQLTSYPPVPSPEQPPSALPAARVEYSAPPTVYKTRAEGQGAREGASEGAQLPGPGAADHPGHAKVEQVLVQLRQLEAEVGSFQGARGDKAYRRLEELLTKQLLELDAVETDGREHVRQARKEAVHRIQGVLEKLETLAG